The DNA region tatatataaaatttccaCATTGGCACAAGCATGGCCTTATTAGCATGAGAGACGATTAAATAATTAGTTCGTCCAAAAAATGCCTAAGACTAGAAGTATATCTCGTATTTTACCATTATGAAGATGCAGCAAAAAATATTCAGATAGAGATTCCAGTGATCCACGGTTAGGCTTGTTCAGCAGATATGCTTACTTGCCATTCATAAATTTCACTAAGAAAACCTAATATCCATAATTGTCAGGATAAAAACTAAACTCCATCTTTTATCCAATAGTCTTGTCTGCATCTTTCCCTTGATTATACTATCCAAATTtcgtctttttcaaaaccaaaaaGAATCAACTCCAAAGAAACAGACAAAAATATCGGTTTGAAATGGAATATAACCATGAAAAAAAAAGCTTGTTGATTTAGTAAGTTAACTGAAAACACAATCTTAATGCTcttcatatatttaaaaaattctaatagaGCTGTATCTATATATATTGGTATCTTATAAAAGAACTAACTAACTATATGCTAACTAAAATGCAAGCTTTAAACTCGGCATATAGTTATATTATAAAGGGGCTAACTAACTATAtgcttttcttcttattgatgaaTTCATACTGTATATGATTGTTTAAAGAAAAAGGATAAGACTAATGAAATAAAGAGTGTGTATTCTTATTTTCAATGATTACAAGAAGCTGCTATATATAAACATCTTGTTAAAAAATCTACAAAATCCATCAAAATTATATGTCTGCACACATCTTAACAGAAAATACTTCTACAAAGTTAGAGGATAGAAGAAAATATTTAAGGGATAAAGGACAAGGggataaagaaaatatttttaactggGCCAATATTGCAACTTTGTTGTTTCAGCATTTTTCTTTACTCTTAACATTGACTTCATTTGGTAGTTTAGGCCTTTCGATTGTGAATAATAGCAGGAGTTGTGTTGTTTGTAGATATATGAGTAATTGGTAAGTGTATTGGGATGAGACAAATAATAATGAGATAACAGGAATTGAGAAACAAGAGTAATAATCTAAAAAGTGTACTATTCTAGAAATGATATAATTCTTGATTTCTTTGCAAATATAACAGTCCTACACATATCAAATTTTAGAACTCAAACTTTATCTTCACTTCATTTGTAATATgtggtatcctcaccttaccgtGTTGTCTATAGGCAGGCACGACCGCCCGTTACTAAGCACCTACTCATGTCATCCTTCTTGCTTGGATTACTTTGGTGAGCTTCTTCATTTACTAATTTCAGTTTATATAATGAATAAATTttgttatattaatatatatagaaTTCTTGCTTCTTGAATCTTGATCGGCATATTTGGCAACCAGCTTGTGTTTCTTATTGGTCTAAACTTGACCATTCCATTACATATGAAGCTATTGCTCATCTAGCCATTCCAGTCTTAAAATTCATGTAATCTGGCATTGTCAGTATTAGCCACCACCACCATGAGACAAACTTTTACATGTCCAACTCATAATGCAAATTTGTACTGCTTTGTCATTTATCAGCATTCCAAATTCTTATTACATCTCTTATGAGTAAGAGGAAAAGACTGAGAGCTTTGGATAGTTATagtattcaaattcaaacaagtcTTTTATTTCATTGATATTTGATAATAGGATTCATTATTTTGGACTATGATTCTAGATGTAATTGATACAAATTATCTGCTTCTAGTTTGAGGGTTTATCAAATTCATTAACTTACACACTTCAAAATTTAGGTGGTAGGTTTTACTACATGAAAAGTAGTTGTCACTTCTAATTTATTTCTATGACATATTTTcaggaaaaatttttgaaaaagtaccCCCCAAACCTTTGATCTACCCTTTCAAATCCCatttaattttggaaaaaaataaaacagaaaaatgcATATGCGAGACAGAGATAACAAACGAAGAACAAGTTAGAACCTTACTAACAAAGAGGGATTTTGTACATACCAGTAATGTAAACCACGAAGCTGGTCGATGATGGATCCACCAGCAACGGGAAGCACGATGTGGCTGGTACTGGTGTCCGAAGGAGAACGGCGGCAAGGATGGGCGAGGGGAGATGTGTTTCGTGCCTCTGCCCCTTATGTGTTCGCGTAATGAAGAATCTAAGCTACGGATCTGATTCTGGGAAGGGTCGACGGCAGGGGGAGAAGGGTGGATCGGTAGCCACGAGACTCCACGGTGACAGAGTGGGGCACAGTAGAGCAGGTAAGAGTTTTGCGCGCTATGCATTCTCCTTTGGTGGGTTCCTCGGATTCTTGATTTTGGGTATTCTGAGGCGAATTTGGATTATATCATCACTAGATGGTTTGGCGTTAGCAGCGGGTTTGGTGGGTTCGACACAAAATCAGAGCGATTTGGCGTCAAGGCTAATTTGGGAAGGGATCGTAGCAATCCACCCTGAGTTGTTGCTGTTTGGTGACACTGCAAGAAGTTTGCCGCAGGCATCCCCTGCATCTGTTGTAGTGTGTCTGTATGCAGGGGACAATGGACACGTTTCGAAAAGTAGTTGTCCTGTCCTGTCAATTGCAGACTGCATTTTGCAGCATGCTTCACTTTCTTGGTCTTCGTCCCACCAAAAACGCAGATTACATTTTGTAGTTTCTGATAATAGTAGCTCTATATTTGTGTATAATACGCCATGCATCTATTTTCCAGCATTTCACCATTTATTCATCCATTTACAAAAAATTCTTGACAAAAAaacctttatttcttttttttatttttaacttaaccAAACGGAAAAAAAAATACGTTTTTTTAATACAATTCAAACAAATAAGACCCATGTCCAAAAGgcgaataataataagaagatagAACGGCTAGATTCCCaacaaaggaaacaaactaaTATCTTGATTTGTATATTTGGTAAAATTTAtgtgaaatttaaaataattttaacagatataaatataagaaaaatacttagaataatatttttattttttgttagtaaaatattatattgtattttattttttgttgatatttcaaaaacaaaatatatgGTAAAAACACACACTTAGAATTttattgttaaaagaaaaaagattttttttataaaaaaaaataaaatagactaAATAATAATATAGTGGTTGTGATGTTATCCTCTTTATTGCCTTTCAGGCTTGTGGTGAATCACTATAATTGTTgccttgctcttttttttttctatataattttttatattaaaacaactgatctaaattttttgttattttttttattatgtactaaataaataaaaataaagttatatAATTTGATTAAACACCAAAGATAGATAGATGAACAAATTTAGgtattaaaaattacaaattaatttttaagatattttcataagtatttttaaaagcttcattgatttttaaaatgtaaaatataaatacataatcttttaatttatcaaatataataatatgtttaaaaaacctttttaataaattatatctcACTAAAAATAAGACCAATTGAACCCATGTCTTTTTGGGGAGATGGAGTGTCCCGTACGACACCCCTAAACTTTTCCATTAACATAATCTATTGTGACACTCctccatctatatatataggtGTGTTTGAACAAGAATATTAATTGAATCTTTCAaacttaagaaaaagaaaatttaacggTATTAACACGTCGCCATGTTCCATTGTTTgaaaacaaaaacatactaagTTTATATTAAAAACCAACCAAACTAATAtagaatatacattaaaatataaaatatatataaaaaaattaaaatacatatatttatataaatatatcatgattaattttaatatataggtaacatttttaaaaaagaaaaatagaataatctCATTGCTTCTTAAAAGACCCCTTTGTAGGCAAACAATGAAACAATAACcactgaaaatattttttataaattaataacaatTTGTGTTCAATCTCCCAAGGCAAAGAAATTGAAATAATGGAACAAGTAAAGAAGCAGCATCCCCAAACACGAGTTTTTATCTTGTTATTGATTATCCTATTGTCTTTCACAAGCAAATCATCAGGATCATCATCATCGGAgtcatcaaaaaataaaaagcatcACTTTGTTCTAGTGCATGGATCATGCCACGGAGCATGGTCATGGTACAAGGTTATTACACTTCTCAAATCACGGGGTCACAATGTGACTGCCTTAGACTTGGCAGTTTCAGGGGTCAACCAAAAGAATGCTTCGGAGCTTAAATCAATTTCTGAGTACTTTGAACCTCTGACTAAGTTCATGGCTTCATCAGTGGATGAAGGTCAAAGAGTAGTTCTTGTTGGTCATAGCTTTGGTGGCTTTGCCATATCCTATGCCATGGAGCATTTTCCTCACAAGATTTCTGTGGCTGTTTTTATCACTGCTTTCATGCCGAGTCCACTCAACGTTTCCCCCGTCTATCAAATGGTAAAGCTAAGCtacactcttctttttctttattgttCAAGTAAACTACGTCAAAAGAAGTTATAGATGTTAGAAAGTATGGCTAACAGCGGCCGATCAAAACGGGTTGACATTGCTATGAAACTGGTAATGTTATAGGATcagcataatttattatttttggctaacaattaatcaataatatttaaaagtataggtTAAAATTATAGAATACGGTTTTATTCCACCAAAAGTGTTGACTAGTTGTTTAAAAATGTTggccaatataaattaaaatttttggctcttaaAACTTTTTTTCTTGTGATAAAATTTGATAAATCATGACCATAGATTATTTTAAGTCATGCTTCAAAATTGTGATCATAGATATTTTTAAGTTACTTTCTAAAAATAGTGAATATAAATTCTTTTAagttattcttttttaaaaattgtgaccataaatctttttatagtcattttttaaaaTCGTGGCCACAAATTTCTTTAGATCACCTCCAAAAATCATAATAATAGatctttttaaatcattttttttaattatgactaTAGATATTCTTTTAGGTCACAGTTTTTAACCATGActaaaaatcataacaaaaaaataactGTAGCCATAGACTAAAAATATTACAGTTACAACAACTAATTTAATCCaaaaagttagttgaaaaaacaataattttaaaaGCTTGGTAATTTGTATATTAggattttattctaaataaaaaagacACAAATGTTAAATCTTTTACCCAAAATATAATGCCTAAATatgcattttgtttttattttaaaaatgtgaaaaaaaaaatgcaaattcTATGTTCAAACTTTAAACTCCACCTAAAATATATAGACAGGATAAACCACTGTTTTATTCCTAATATTTGTTCTAAATCTCatatttgtctttaatttttttatttaatttattctatttacGCTCCTAACATTCAATTTTCGTGTTATTATGCCTTCAACTGAAATTACTTCCCTTCACTCCCCAAAAAGGATCATTCATGTGGAGAGAGAGAAACAAATGAAGATAGTGATTTAACAATGGAGgggtataaaattaaaaattgttatgttcaaaaatgattttttaaatcagttattatatatttttgtataagtATATATACGTTTTAActcattttaaatatatattttatattttagtatatattttatacaaatagataatttagtaactaatttaTGACTAAAAGAGCAAAGTAGAACACATATACACAACATTAGAGAAAAAAACACGACGAAAAAAAATTAGGAACAGAGTTTGaacaaaaattatgagaaaaataaacatTTACTTACatattttggtcttcataatttgatttttttgtttctttttttttttttgacaattgATACTTGTGATGTTTTTTTTAAGGTAATTAGCGAATTAGAACCTGTTCAAGACAATCGTTTCACTTATAATAAGGGACCTAATAAATCGGCCACAACATTCATTTTTGGACCACACTACCTTGCATCTCGATTGTATCAACACAGTCCGAAACAGGTTACTTACCAAACTTTAAACTCTCTCattatttgttaaatatataattatttatttattattttttattaatataaatttttaagataaataattttttataatatgagaTCAAAGTATTTCTAGTCCAATGTCATTTTGTTTCCAACATCTTTTCAAGAAGAAAGCAGACTGAAGAGATATAACGCCAATTAAGGTTTGCACAAATGATTATTAAGATTGCAATACTTAGTTTGTAGCTCCTTATAGCTACTGGTTTTATTTTTCTTGAAGCCACGAAAAATCTAACTTATTAGGCAACCATTTGTAAGGAAACCATTGACAATTGGTGAATCATGTGGATGACTTTAGATTGGCATAGTTTGAAGGAAAATGAGTTCGTCTTGGACAAAAAGGGTTCATTTCATATCTCTTCTATTTGAATACCTGATCTAGGGCATGGATGAGAGTCTCACAAGTAGATACTAgatttttttactattagaaaatatataataaaaaatattatttgcacTATATATGAACGAGATTTTTATATAAGAATGTGAGAATGCATTTATATTCATTGGATTAATTTATTGGGAAGTGTTAGGGGAACAATGATtatcttgaacaacatgaacaactacCAATCAAATATAATTACATTAcaccctaatttaatgctactcattaaatttactcttttaaccctattaattcacattattcacaCATTGTTCAAGAATGTCATTAGTTACTTATATTTTTCCTAATTTAAATGGTTAAAACCAGGCCAAATGCACCTAATAATAAATGATATACAAATAATGTATTAATTATAGTTattaaatttatgtataaatGCATTTATTACTATTACATTTATagtcaatattttaaatttttattaaaatatacttaataaattaaaatacttatatttatttattgaaataaaattaaaaatatttttgataattgaatgtattttttaaaaatttatacaaatatgaAATACAACTTTCTAAAGAATAAGGCATTGTGAGTCTTCCAACAAAGATTCTTTTACTTTCTAGAGCTAAAGCTTTTAGTAACGAAACTACGTACATTGAATCCAACAAAGATTCCAGCAAAGATTCTTCTATCCCACTGAATTTTTGATAAATTGTTACCAGTTTATCATTTTTTGAATATGTTTGCTAATCTGCCTTAACTGAAATCTAAAATGAAGCGATGATCAACTACTTCAATTCATTTTTCTATGACAGGATTGGAATCTAGCAACAACGTTGATGAGAGCATTTAGATTATTCAGCAACGAAGATGTAACAAAGGTGCTAACTCTATCACATGCAAAATACGGTTCTGTAAGTCGTGTTTATGTTGTGTCAGAGAAAGATGTTTTGATCACTCCAAATCTTCAACGACGGATAATTAAAGACAATCCTCCAAATCGCGTGGTTGAGATTGCTGGATCAGATCACATGGTCATGATGTCCAAACCGAAAGATCTTTACCTGCAACTACAATCCATTGCTGCTAATTATGATTGACTCAATATATAATTATGTTCTATACAAGTAATACAATACAATACTCCTATCCTTGCTATACATTACATCAGTCATGtaacaataaattaaaatccATGCCTTGTTATTATGGTATTTAACAAGATCTTCAAAACTTTAGCTTCCTTTAAGACCATTTTGATAAaactaaaaataggaaaagaaaagaaaagatgaagaaatttaattgattgttgaatgattgaattttgtattgtaaactatgaagataaaactaaatatatatatatatatatatatatatatatatatatatatatatatatatatatatatatatatatatatatatagcattgtCTTATGAAAGATAAgaacaaataaagataagataaagaaaagataagataagataataaagactaaaagtgtaatgaatttatgtattctgttgggctgaatttgtgggtcaCAAGATTTTTTTATTGTTCTCATGGGCTAAGGTAGAAGAATAGTTTAATACGTCCCTGCAAGCTGGTGGATGGAAGATATCAATAATTCACAGCTTAGATAAGTTTTGATGAAATTGTTGAGTGTCTGACGTGGTGACGCGGAGGAAGATGCGTGCGGCGGAGCTTGAGCTGCcagcaaaaatataaaaggagatggTGTGCTTGAGCAGCGATTTTCAAAAAATGTGTGCGATGGAACTTGAGCTACCGGCGGCAAAAATATAAAGGAGATGCTGTGTTTGAGgagcaattttcaaaaaaaaaaaagaaaaaataagcacGTAGAGTGCAATAAGATTGATCTTTAGAGGGCGCGTATGGCGCAATAAGAGTGCTCTTTAGAGGCGCGTATAGCGTGATAAAAAAAAGAGGGTGCGTGGAGCACAATAAAAGTGCAGATGAAACTGCAAAAACAGAATGTAGATTGAACTGCTGAACCAGAATGCAGACGAAACTACCGGAAGAAGGCGT from Arachis hypogaea cultivar Tifrunner chromosome 10, arahy.Tifrunner.gnm2.J5K5, whole genome shotgun sequence includes:
- the LOC112718220 gene encoding methyl jasmonate esterase 1, which encodes MEQVKKQHPQTRVFILLLIILLSFTSKSSGSSSSESSKNKKHHFVLVHGSCHGAWSWYKVITLLKSRGHNVTALDLAVSGVNQKNASELKSISEYFEPLTKFMASSVDEGQRVVLVGHSFGGFAISYAMEHFPHKISVAVFITAFMPSPLNVSPVYQMVISELEPVQDNRFTYNKGPNKSATTFIFGPHYLASRLYQHSPKQDWNLATTLMRAFRLFSNEDVTKVLTLSHAKYGSVSRVYVVSEKDVLITPNLQRRIIKDNPPNRVVEIAGSDHMVMMSKPKDLYLQLQSIAANYD